A genome region from Chryseobacterium sp. G0186 includes the following:
- a CDS encoding succinate dehydrogenase cytochrome b subunit encodes MLSTLLRKMLMCLTGLFLGFFLLIHFLGNLQLFLPQEQAHLQFNAYSHFLSGNIIIKIVSYVLYASILLHAVDGLIITLKNKKSGGAYQSDGRGRASKWASRNMGILGTLILIFLVIHFQNFWYIYKFGNPPLDENGNKDLYILVVTVFKEWWYVIIYVLSMIALCYHLIHGIHSAVRTLGLYHPKFVKWFKAIGTAYSIIICVGFALMPIYVFLTYH; translated from the coding sequence ATGTTATCAACATTGTTAAGAAAAATGCTGATGTGTCTCACAGGGCTCTTTCTGGGGTTCTTCCTGCTGATCCATTTTCTGGGAAACCTTCAGTTATTTTTACCTCAGGAGCAGGCGCATTTGCAATTTAATGCTTACTCCCATTTTTTATCAGGAAATATTATCATCAAAATAGTTTCATATGTTTTGTATGCCAGTATTCTTCTCCATGCAGTAGATGGTTTAATTATTACTTTAAAAAATAAAAAATCAGGAGGTGCTTATCAGTCAGACGGACGTGGAAGAGCCAGCAAATGGGCTTCCAGAAATATGGGAATTCTCGGAACATTGATCTTAATCTTTTTGGTGATTCATTTTCAAAATTTCTGGTACATCTATAAATTCGGAAACCCACCTTTGGATGAGAATGGAAATAAGGATTTGTATATTCTGGTGGTCACCGTTTTCAAGGAATGGTGGTACGTCATCATCTATGTACTTTCCATGATTGCGTTATGCTATCACCTGATTCACGGAATACATAGTGCCGTAAGAACTCTCGGATTATACCATCCTAAGTTTGTAAAATGGTTCAAAGCCATCGGAACAGCCTATTCAATTATCATCTGTGTAGGTTTTGCACTGATGCCGATTTATGTATTCCTTACCTATCATTAA
- a CDS encoding fumarate reductase/succinate dehydrogenase flavoprotein subunit, with protein MILDSKIPQGPLEEKWANYKKKAKLVNPANRKKLDVIVVGTGLAGSSMAASLGEMGYNVKAFCFQDSPRRAHSVAAQGGVNAAKNYKNDGDSVYRMFVDTLKGGDFRAREANVYRMAECSLNLIDQSVAQGVPFGREYGGYLNNRSFGGVQVSRTFYARGQTGQQLLLGAYQALMRQVGKGSVQLFSRHEMLDLVVIDGKARGIIVRNLDTGEIERHAAHAVILATGGYGKIYYLSTLAMGCNGSAIWRAHKKGALMASPSWIQVHPTSLPQSGDYQSKLTLMSESLRNDGRIWVPLQKEENRPPNDIPENERDYYLERRYPAFGNLAPRDISSRAAKERIDAGFGIGPLKNAVYLDFSKAIKEQGKDKIKEKYGNLFDMYLKITGYDAYKEPMMISPSAHFSMGGLWVDYELMTTVPGLFALGEANFADHGANRLGANSLLQASVDGYFIAPYTVANYLADEIHTGKISSDAPEFEKAEKAVQDQIQGFINIKGTKTVDHFHKTLGKLLYDYCGLARTEEGLKFAIQEIRKLKQEFYKDVRVSGQGDAMNSELEKAGRVADYFEIGELMCYDALTRNESCGAHFREEFQTPDGEALRNDKEYQFISAWAWTGENGEPELIKEPLIFEEIKPTVRSYK; from the coding sequence ATGATTTTAGATTCAAAAATACCACAAGGCCCGTTGGAAGAAAAATGGGCAAACTATAAAAAGAAAGCTAAACTTGTGAACCCTGCCAACCGTAAAAAACTGGATGTTATTGTGGTAGGAACAGGTTTAGCGGGAAGCTCTATGGCAGCATCACTGGGAGAAATGGGATATAATGTGAAGGCATTCTGTTTTCAGGACAGTCCGAGGAGAGCACACTCTGTGGCAGCACAGGGAGGTGTAAATGCTGCTAAAAATTATAAAAATGATGGCGACAGTGTCTACAGAATGTTTGTCGACACTTTAAAAGGAGGAGACTTTCGGGCCCGTGAAGCCAATGTTTATCGTATGGCTGAATGTTCCTTAAACCTCATCGACCAGTCTGTTGCACAAGGTGTACCATTTGGACGTGAATATGGAGGCTACCTCAACAACCGTTCTTTCGGAGGCGTTCAGGTAAGCAGGACTTTCTATGCAAGAGGGCAAACCGGACAACAATTACTGCTGGGAGCTTATCAGGCTTTAATGAGACAGGTCGGAAAAGGTTCTGTGCAATTGTTTTCAAGACATGAAATGCTTGATTTAGTCGTTATTGACGGCAAAGCCAGAGGAATCATTGTAAGGAATTTAGACACGGGAGAAATTGAAAGACATGCAGCACACGCTGTCATATTGGCAACCGGAGGCTATGGAAAAATCTATTACCTTTCTACATTAGCCATGGGATGTAATGGTTCTGCCATTTGGAGAGCGCATAAAAAAGGAGCTTTGATGGCTTCCCCAAGCTGGATTCAGGTGCACCCTACCTCTCTTCCGCAATCCGGAGATTATCAGTCTAAGCTAACATTGATGTCCGAATCATTACGTAACGACGGTAGAATCTGGGTTCCGTTACAAAAAGAAGAGAACAGACCACCCAATGATATTCCTGAAAATGAAAGAGATTATTATCTTGAAAGAAGATACCCTGCGTTCGGAAATTTAGCACCAAGAGACATTTCTTCCCGCGCTGCCAAAGAAAGAATTGATGCAGGTTTTGGAATCGGTCCTTTAAAAAATGCTGTTTATCTTGATTTTTCTAAAGCCATCAAGGAACAGGGAAAAGATAAGATCAAGGAAAAGTATGGAAACTTATTTGATATGTATCTTAAGATCACAGGGTATGATGCTTATAAAGAACCGATGATGATCTCACCCTCTGCTCACTTTTCTATGGGGGGACTTTGGGTAGATTATGAGCTGATGACTACCGTTCCGGGGTTATTTGCATTGGGAGAAGCCAATTTTGCAGACCATGGAGCGAACCGATTGGGAGCCAATTCCCTTTTACAGGCTTCTGTGGATGGTTATTTCATCGCACCTTATACGGTTGCCAATTATCTGGCGGATGAAATTCACACCGGAAAAATTTCCTCAGATGCACCGGAATTTGAAAAAGCTGAAAAGGCTGTTCAAGATCAAATTCAAGGTTTTATCAATATCAAGGGAACAAAAACAGTTGACCATTTTCATAAAACATTAGGAAAACTCTTATATGATTATTGCGGATTGGCAAGAACTGAAGAGGGATTGAAATTTGCCATTCAGGAAATCAGAAAATTAAAACAGGAATTCTATAAGGACGTAAGAGTTTCCGGACAAGGTGATGCCATGAATAGCGAGCTTGAAAAAGCAGGCCGTGTTGCCGATTATTTTGAAATAGGAGAGCTGATGTGCTATGATGCTCTGACCCGTAATGAATCCTGTGGCGCACACTTCCGGGAAGAATTTCAGACACCGGATGGAGAAGCATTGAGAAATGATAAGGAATATCAGTTTATCTCTGCATGGGCATGGACAGGTGAAAACGGCGAACCTGAACTCATCAAGGAACCTTTGATTTTTGAAGAAATAAAGCCTACGGTAAGAAGTTACAAATAA
- a CDS encoding succinate dehydrogenase/fumarate reductase iron-sulfur subunit, translating into MDLHLKIWRQKDRKSEGKLVNYDLKGLNSHMSFLEMLDTLNEKLITEGDEPVEFDHDCREGICGQCGMMINGIAHGPLKHTTTCQLHLRSFKDGETILIEPFSAGAFPVKKDLKVDRSAFDRIISSGGFVSVNTGQAPDATSIPVTHQTAEEAFDSAACIGCGACVATCKNGSAALFTSAKISHMVLLPQGKEERSKRVLDMVYQMDSELFGHCSNTEACEVECPQGISVLNIARMNFEYNRALFFRKKN; encoded by the coding sequence ATGGATTTACATCTTAAGATATGGAGACAGAAAGACAGAAAAAGTGAGGGGAAACTGGTTAATTACGACCTGAAAGGATTAAATTCTCATATGTCTTTCCTTGAAATGCTGGATACGTTAAACGAAAAATTAATCACTGAGGGAGATGAGCCTGTAGAATTCGACCACGACTGCCGTGAGGGAATCTGCGGACAATGCGGAATGATGATCAACGGCATTGCTCATGGTCCTTTAAAGCATACCACTACCTGCCAACTTCACCTGCGGTCTTTTAAGGATGGCGAAACCATTTTGATAGAACCTTTCAGTGCCGGAGCTTTTCCGGTAAAAAAAGATTTAAAGGTAGACCGCTCCGCTTTCGACAGAATTATTTCTTCCGGCGGGTTTGTTTCTGTAAATACTGGACAGGCTCCGGATGCCACCTCTATTCCGGTTACGCACCAAACAGCTGAGGAAGCTTTTGATTCTGCTGCCTGCATCGGATGTGGGGCCTGTGTTGCTACCTGTAAAAACGGAAGTGCAGCCTTGTTCACTTCTGCAAAGATCAGCCACATGGTATTACTACCCCAAGGTAAGGAGGAAAGAAGCAAACGTGTTCTGGATATGGTGTATCAGATGGACAGCGAATTATTCGGGCATTGCTCTAACACAGAAGCCTGTGAAGTGGAATGCCCACAGGGAATTTCCGTACTGAATATCGCCAGAATGAATTTTGAATATAACCGAGCATTATTTTTCAGAAAGAAGAATTAA
- a CDS encoding cyclase family protein produces the protein MKTTIVDLSKPIQYNAGDPWYMRVKIKHKSHRKSHWLIRLALNLPFRLFPKNWTGWADDTIKNMGLHATTHIDAPWHYGPVVEGKPAKTIDQIPLEWCYGDGIVIDCSHKEDFVAITVDDLKKDLDKNGISIQEGNIVLIRTDRDKLMGTPDFVEKGTGMSKEATEWLIDQGVKVMGIDQWGWDLPLKYMAKRAKELNDPEYFWEGHRVGIEKEYLHIEQLTNLQALPPSGFKVSVFPLKIVGGSAAPARVVAIMNG, from the coding sequence ATGAAAACAACAATTGTAGATTTATCGAAACCTATTCAGTATAATGCAGGAGATCCGTGGTATATGAGAGTAAAGATCAAGCATAAATCACACAGAAAATCTCATTGGTTGATTCGTCTGGCATTAAATTTACCGTTCAGGCTTTTTCCTAAAAACTGGACAGGATGGGCAGATGATACGATTAAAAATATGGGACTTCATGCAACCACACATATTGATGCACCATGGCACTACGGTCCTGTTGTTGAGGGGAAACCAGCAAAGACCATTGATCAAATTCCTCTGGAATGGTGCTATGGCGACGGTATTGTAATAGATTGCAGCCACAAGGAAGATTTTGTTGCCATTACCGTTGATGACCTGAAAAAGGATCTGGATAAAAATGGAATCTCCATACAGGAAGGAAATATTGTTTTGATCAGAACAGATCGTGATAAGCTGATGGGAACTCCCGATTTTGTAGAAAAAGGAACGGGGATGAGTAAGGAAGCCACAGAATGGCTGATTGATCAGGGAGTGAAAGTAATGGGAATTGACCAGTGGGGATGGGACCTGCCTTTAAAATATATGGCTAAAAGAGCTAAAGAGCTTAATGATCCCGAATACTTTTGGGAAGGACATCGTGTAGGAATAGAAAAAGAATATCTGCATATAGAACAGCTTACCAATCTTCAGGCACTTCCTCCGTCAGGGTTCAAAGTAAGTGTATTTCCGTTAAAGATTGTTGGAGGCTCCGCCGCACCGGCAAGGGTAGTAGCGATTATGAACGGGTAG
- a CDS encoding nucleoid-associated protein: MFSKIIVHRVGNKINGESLTLSQEELKLEEGMAELLENYFLGSFKSEETFHFYSDTYLVNNPVYSAVSEIFEDKSKFIWESENIAKHLFEAAENPRVQGGELFIVLFEDESDRPDRVDKIGIFKTEKRESFLKINPQDETFDIEKDMGIGLSKIDKAALIHNNNKDTGYVLSVVDNNKNGDMYYWFEDFLKVKQRDDEYFHTQEALMVYKDYITKQLPQEFEVSKADQADFLNKSINFFKEKEEFKLDEFATEVLGDEHVIESFVNFKTDYEQDMQVNIAEEFPISEAAVKKTQRHFKSIIKLDKNFHIYIHGDRQKLETGEDDKGKYYRLYFEKEV, encoded by the coding sequence ATGTTTTCAAAAATAATAGTACACAGAGTCGGAAATAAGATTAACGGAGAATCTTTAACGCTTTCCCAGGAGGAATTGAAGTTGGAGGAAGGAATGGCAGAACTGCTTGAGAATTACTTTTTAGGTTCTTTCAAATCAGAAGAAACATTCCATTTTTATAGTGATACTTACCTGGTAAATAACCCGGTTTACAGTGCGGTATCTGAAATTTTTGAGGATAAGTCCAAGTTTATTTGGGAGTCTGAAAATATAGCAAAGCATCTTTTTGAAGCTGCCGAAAATCCTAGAGTTCAGGGAGGTGAGCTATTTATTGTCTTGTTTGAAGATGAAAGTGACCGTCCTGACAGAGTGGATAAAATCGGGATCTTTAAAACTGAAAAAAGAGAATCATTCCTGAAAATTAATCCTCAGGATGAAACCTTTGATATAGAAAAAGATATGGGAATCGGTTTGTCTAAAATTGATAAAGCGGCCTTGATCCACAATAACAATAAAGATACTGGTTATGTACTTTCTGTAGTAGATAACAACAAAAATGGTGACATGTACTACTGGTTTGAGGATTTCTTAAAGGTAAAACAGCGTGATGATGAGTATTTCCACACTCAGGAAGCACTGATGGTTTACAAAGATTATATTACCAAGCAGTTACCACAGGAATTTGAGGTTTCAAAAGCAGATCAGGCGGATTTTCTAAATAAATCAATCAACTTCTTCAAGGAAAAAGAAGAATTTAAGCTGGACGAATTTGCCACTGAAGTATTGGGTGACGAGCATGTAATTGAAAGCTTTGTGAATTTTAAAACTGACTACGAACAGGATATGCAGGTGAATATTGCAGAGGAATTCCCGATCAGTGAAGCAGCAGTAAAGAAAACGCAGAGACATTTCAAAAGCATCATTAAGCTTGATAAGAATTTCCACATCTACATCCACGGCGACAGACAAAAGCTGGAAACGGGAGAAGATGATAAAGGAAAATACTACAGACTTTACTTCGAGAAAGAAGTTTAA
- a CDS encoding PQQ-binding-like beta-propeller repeat protein, whose amino-acid sequence MKKLLLLISSSVLLSCHNSSKTESSKVNNATLIVATEGQIFNFNLDENTITWHYKNPIDSAGNRNLFAVDGQNIFMPFESGKFINFDINTGKIIWQQQIYGNEHQPSDMSNNGNSEAERLHSLMPLLMTKPLVDGQNILITSTIQPTQSNRAWLYNFNRANGSKKWLSELPTVYNYFAPVKYRNSYFVNSAVFLEKLAAENGVNTSYGMFDGDVEIAGQPQQHNEVNQFEHPIYTPMQSDGDHLFIGSETGKFYALKLDKDGNIPDGDISDPNNTFIKNPKVFAWTFSDKNFTFQRNNILFLEDGTLYTEIMNSVGTEACFFAINADDGTLKWKKLVQADVQNWALTGDIIIGNTENSIFYMNTDGKNFTEVNMKSKPLSNIERVDKTHFVYVTQKGVEIFDTNTKTAKLAISKAFNPNEYNNVQVQYISK is encoded by the coding sequence ATGAAAAAACTACTGCTGCTTATTTCTTCTTCAGTTCTTTTAAGTTGTCATAATAGTTCAAAAACAGAATCCAGCAAGGTCAATAATGCAACATTAATTGTTGCTACTGAAGGCCAAATTTTCAACTTTAATCTTGACGAGAATACAATTACCTGGCACTATAAAAACCCGATAGACAGTGCCGGAAACAGAAATCTTTTTGCAGTGGACGGACAGAATATTTTCATGCCTTTTGAAAGTGGAAAGTTCATCAACTTTGATATTAATACAGGGAAAATTATCTGGCAGCAGCAGATTTATGGTAATGAACACCAGCCATCGGATATGAGTAATAATGGGAATAGTGAGGCTGAAAGACTTCATTCACTGATGCCTTTATTGATGACTAAACCATTGGTTGATGGACAAAATATTCTGATTACCTCGACTATTCAGCCAACACAATCTAACAGGGCCTGGCTGTACAATTTTAACAGAGCCAACGGTTCAAAAAAGTGGCTTAGTGAACTCCCGACAGTATACAATTATTTTGCCCCGGTAAAATACCGTAATTCTTATTTTGTTAACTCTGCGGTATTTCTGGAAAAACTTGCTGCTGAAAATGGTGTAAATACTTCATACGGTATGTTTGACGGTGATGTGGAAATAGCGGGACAACCTCAGCAGCACAATGAAGTCAACCAATTTGAGCATCCTATTTATACTCCAATGCAATCTGATGGTGATCATCTTTTCATTGGGAGTGAGACAGGGAAATTTTATGCTCTGAAACTAGATAAAGACGGCAATATTCCTGATGGAGATATTTCTGACCCGAATAATACATTCATTAAAAACCCTAAAGTCTTTGCATGGACTTTCAGTGATAAAAATTTCACCTTTCAGAGGAACAATATCCTATTTTTGGAAGACGGTACTTTGTACACAGAGATTATGAATTCTGTAGGTACGGAAGCCTGCTTTTTTGCGATCAATGCTGATGACGGAACCCTAAAATGGAAAAAACTAGTACAGGCTGATGTTCAAAATTGGGCACTTACAGGTGATATCATCATTGGCAATACGGAAAACAGTATTTTTTATATGAATACGGATGGAAAAAACTTCACTGAGGTCAACATGAAGAGCAAGCCTCTTTCTAATATTGAACGGGTTGATAAAACACATTTCGTGTATGTGACTCAAAAAGGGGTGGAAATTTTTGATACGAATACCAAAACAGCAAAGCTGGCAATCTCCAAGGCATTCAATCCTAATGAATACAACAATGTGCAAGTCCAATATATTTCAAAATAA
- the dnaK gene encoding molecular chaperone DnaK, whose amino-acid sequence MSKIIGIDLGTTNSCVAVMEGKDPVVIPNAEGKRTTPSIVAFTEDGERKVGDPAKRQAVTNPKKTVYSIKRFIGTHFKEDAKEISRVPYEVVSGPNDTVKVKIDDREYTPQEISAMTLQKMKKTAEDYLGQEVTRAVITVPAYFNDAQRQATKEAGEIAGLKVERIINEPTAAALAYGLDKSHKDQKIAVYDLGGGTFDISILDLGDGVFEVLATNGDTHLGGDDFDDVIINWMADEFKAEEGVELKSDAIALQRLKEAAEKAKIELSSSPQTEINLPYITATATGPKHLVKTLTKAKFEQLSADLVRRSMEPVAKALKDAGLSTSDIDEVILVGGSTRIPIIQEEVEKFFGKKPSKGVNPDEVVAIGAAIQGGVLTGDVKDVLLLDVTPLSLGIETMGSVFTKLIEANTTIPTKKSEVFSTASDNQPAVSIRVGQGERAMFNDNKEIGRFDLADIPPAPRGVPQIEVTFDIDANGILSVSAKDKGTGKEQTIKIQASSGLSDEEIERMKKEAQENSAADAKRKEEVEIFNKADGLIFQTEKQLKEFGEKLSADKKAAIEAAHAELKTAFEAKNSDDIKAKTEALDAAWMAASEELYAAGQQPGADAGAQNAGGSNAGAEDVQDADFEEVK is encoded by the coding sequence ATGAGTAAAATAATTGGAATTGACTTAGGAACAACCAACTCTTGTGTTGCTGTAATGGAGGGTAAAGACCCTGTTGTTATTCCTAACGCAGAAGGAAAAAGAACAACTCCTTCTATCGTAGCATTTACAGAAGACGGAGAAAGAAAAGTAGGAGATCCTGCAAAAAGACAGGCTGTAACGAATCCAAAGAAAACCGTATACTCTATCAAAAGATTTATCGGAACTCACTTTAAAGAAGATGCAAAAGAAATCTCAAGAGTACCATATGAAGTTGTAAGCGGGCCAAATGATACTGTAAAGGTAAAAATCGACGATAGAGAATATACACCACAGGAAATTTCTGCAATGACCCTTCAGAAAATGAAGAAAACTGCTGAAGATTACCTTGGACAAGAAGTAACAAGAGCGGTAATCACTGTTCCTGCATACTTCAACGATGCACAAAGACAAGCTACTAAAGAAGCTGGTGAAATTGCAGGTCTTAAAGTAGAAAGAATTATCAACGAACCTACAGCTGCGGCGTTAGCTTACGGTCTAGATAAGAGTCATAAAGATCAAAAAATCGCAGTATATGACCTTGGAGGTGGTACTTTCGATATCTCTATCCTTGATTTAGGAGATGGTGTATTTGAAGTATTGGCTACAAATGGTGATACTCACTTAGGAGGTGATGACTTTGATGATGTAATCATCAACTGGATGGCTGACGAATTTAAAGCTGAAGAAGGAGTAGAATTAAAATCTGATGCTATTGCTCTTCAAAGATTAAAAGAAGCTGCTGAAAAAGCAAAAATCGAGTTATCTTCTTCTCCACAAACTGAGATCAACCTGCCATATATCACAGCTACAGCTACAGGTCCTAAGCACTTAGTGAAGACTTTAACTAAAGCTAAATTCGAGCAATTATCTGCTGATCTTGTAAGAAGATCTATGGAGCCAGTTGCTAAAGCATTAAAAGATGCAGGTTTATCAACTTCTGATATCGATGAGGTGATCTTGGTAGGAGGTTCTACAAGAATCCCAATCATCCAGGAAGAAGTAGAAAAATTCTTCGGTAAAAAACCATCTAAAGGAGTAAACCCGGATGAGGTAGTAGCTATTGGTGCAGCAATCCAGGGAGGTGTATTAACAGGTGACGTAAAAGACGTATTACTTCTTGACGTTACTCCACTTTCTTTAGGTATTGAAACAATGGGTTCTGTATTCACTAAATTAATTGAAGCGAACACTACAATCCCAACTAAAAAATCTGAGGTATTCTCTACTGCTTCTGATAACCAGCCGGCAGTAAGCATCAGAGTAGGACAGGGAGAAAGAGCAATGTTTAACGATAACAAGGAAATCGGTAGATTCGATCTTGCTGATATCCCACCAGCACCAAGAGGAGTTCCTCAAATTGAAGTAACTTTCGATATTGATGCAAACGGTATCCTAAGTGTATCTGCTAAAGATAAAGGAACTGGTAAAGAGCAAACGATCAAAATTCAGGCTTCTTCAGGTCTTTCTGACGAAGAAATTGAAAGAATGAAGAAAGAAGCTCAGGAAAACTCTGCAGCTGATGCGAAGAGAAAAGAAGAAGTTGAAATCTTCAACAAAGCTGACGGATTGATCTTCCAAACTGAAAAGCAATTAAAAGAATTCGGTGAGAAACTTTCTGCTGACAAAAAAGCAGCCATTGAAGCAGCTCACGCTGAATTGAAAACAGCTTTCGAAGCTAAAAATTCTGATGATATTAAAGCTAAAACTGAAGCATTAGATGCAGCATGGATGGCAGCTTCTGAAGAATTGTATGCAGCGGGTCAACAGCCAGGTGCTGATGCAGGAGCTCAAAATGCAGGAGGTAGCAATGCAGGTGCAGAAGATGTACAGGATGCAGACTTCGAAGAAGTAAAATAA